A single region of the Salipaludibacillus sp. LMS25 genome encodes:
- a CDS encoding UDP-glucose/GDP-mannose dehydrogenase family protein, translated as MKKIAVVGTGYVGLVTGVALSDIGHDVTCIDIDENKVKRMKGGLSPIYEPGLDDIMARNINAGRLHFTTSHQEGFNGKDVIYIAVGTPEKEDGTADLRFIDQVAADIATHLTNDVVIVTKSTVPVGTNDYILKTIRERLTHNVMVNIVSNPEFLREGCAVHDAFHGDRIVIGADSEEAGDVIEEINKPFGIQVYRTDVRSAEMIKYASNAFLATKISFINEIANICEKVGANIEDVATGMGMDDRIGSKFLNAGIGYGGSCFPKDTKALAQIAANNDHHFELLESVIRVNNQQHSSLTTKAKTVMGTLKGKKIALLGLAFKPNTDDMRESPAIAVSSELLLAGAHVTAYDPIAIDNAKRVIPEGVSYVTSAEEALQGADAAFIITDWPEFKELNLNVYKEKMATPLLFDGRNCYDLNTIASTTINYYSIGRAPVENGEIKTIS; from the coding sequence ATGAAGAAAATTGCTGTAGTAGGAACAGGATACGTCGGGCTAGTCACAGGAGTGGCCCTTTCGGATATCGGGCACGACGTAACATGTATTGATATTGATGAAAATAAAGTGAAGCGTATGAAAGGTGGCCTATCACCTATATATGAACCAGGCCTTGATGACATTATGGCACGAAATATAAATGCTGGCCGACTCCATTTTACGACGAGTCATCAAGAAGGCTTCAACGGTAAAGACGTCATTTACATTGCCGTTGGCACGCCAGAGAAAGAAGATGGCACTGCTGACTTGCGTTTTATTGACCAAGTTGCTGCTGATATTGCCACACACTTAACAAATGATGTTGTCATAGTAACTAAAAGTACGGTACCAGTTGGCACAAACGATTATATTCTAAAAACCATTCGCGAACGACTAACGCATAATGTCATGGTTAACATCGTTTCTAACCCAGAATTTTTGCGTGAGGGCTGTGCTGTTCATGATGCCTTTCATGGTGATCGTATTGTCATTGGTGCTGATTCCGAAGAAGCTGGAGACGTTATTGAAGAGATCAATAAGCCATTTGGTATTCAAGTCTACCGTACAGATGTGAGAAGCGCTGAAATGATAAAATATGCGTCAAATGCCTTTTTAGCTACAAAAATCAGTTTCATCAATGAGATTGCCAACATTTGCGAAAAAGTCGGGGCCAATATAGAAGATGTAGCTACCGGTATGGGTATGGATGACCGTATCGGCAGTAAATTCTTAAATGCTGGAATTGGTTATGGTGGTTCGTGTTTTCCAAAAGATACGAAGGCACTTGCTCAAATTGCGGCCAATAATGATCATCACTTTGAATTGCTCGAGTCCGTTATTCGTGTTAACAATCAACAGCATTCTAGCTTAACGACTAAAGCTAAAACCGTGATGGGTACTCTAAAAGGTAAGAAAATAGCACTGCTAGGCCTTGCTTTCAAGCCGAACACAGATGACATGCGAGAATCACCTGCTATCGCTGTGAGCAGTGAGCTATTATTAGCTGGCGCCCATGTGACCGCTTATGATCCAATCGCCATAGATAACGCAAAGAGAGTCATTCCAGAGGGTGTTTCATATGTTACCAGCGCAGAAGAAGCACTACAAGGGGCAGATGCAGCGTTTATCATTACTGATTGGCCAGAGTTTAAAGAATTAAATTTGAACGTGTATAAAGAAAAAATGGCCACTCCGCTTCTTTTTGACGGACGGAACTGCTACGATTTAAATACGATTGCGTCCACCACTATTAACTATTATTCAATCGGACGAGCACCTGTTGAAAACGGAGAAATTAAAACAATTAGTTAA
- a CDS encoding family 43 glycosylhydrolase: MRIKEGQKLTITGKVKETIELPKRMPVELENGVKVYMTVEWESPTSIEYEETGTYSIVGNVVLKDYSNPLIEQRADPYIHKHTDGYYYFTGSYPLYDRIVLRRAKTIEGLSDAEEVVIWEAHESGIMSKHIWAPELHYINNKWYIHFAAGDKDDVWAIRPYVLEADSDNPLEGEWEEKGQINTHFQSFSLDATTFEHKGKRYLVWAQKVDNDTVSNLYIAEMSNPWTIRGEQVLLATPEYTWEQAGFYVNEGPAMINRNGNVYIAYSGSATDDRYAMGLLKADENSDLLNPQSWTKLADPVMVSNENTAEYGPGHNSFTVAEDGETDLLVYHARPYKEIEGNPLYDFNRHARIQELLWKTDGLPYFGIPGQRLAETNREVKVVVTITED; the protein is encoded by the coding sequence ATACGAATAAAAGAAGGTCAAAAACTGACTATAACAGGAAAAGTGAAGGAAACGATTGAACTGCCAAAAAGAATGCCGGTTGAATTAGAAAATGGTGTTAAAGTGTATATGACTGTGGAATGGGAATCACCGACATCTATTGAATATGAAGAGACAGGAACATACTCAATAGTAGGGAACGTGGTGTTAAAAGATTATTCTAATCCATTGATAGAGCAGAGAGCGGATCCGTATATCCACAAGCATACAGATGGCTATTATTACTTTACTGGTTCTTATCCTTTATATGATCGTATTGTATTAAGGCGGGCGAAAACAATAGAAGGATTGTCAGACGCTGAAGAGGTTGTTATTTGGGAAGCCCATGAGTCAGGAATTATGTCTAAACATATATGGGCTCCTGAATTGCATTATATTAATAATAAGTGGTACATTCATTTTGCTGCAGGGGACAAGGATGACGTATGGGCTATTCGGCCATACGTACTTGAGGCAGACAGTGATAATCCTCTAGAAGGGGAATGGGAAGAAAAGGGACAAATTAATACACACTTCCAAAGTTTTTCATTAGATGCTACGACATTTGAACATAAAGGGAAGCGCTATTTAGTTTGGGCGCAAAAAGTAGATAATGATACCGTGTCTAACTTGTATATTGCAGAAATGAGTAACCCTTGGACGATAAGAGGGGAACAAGTTCTGTTAGCTACACCGGAATATACTTGGGAACAAGCGGGCTTCTATGTAAATGAAGGGCCAGCCATGATTAACCGTAATGGAAATGTCTATATTGCTTATTCTGGGAGTGCAACGGATGATAGATATGCAATGGGCTTATTAAAGGCGGACGAAAATAGTGACTTATTAAACCCTCAATCATGGACCAAATTAGCTGATCCTGTTATGGTATCCAATGAAAATACAGCTGAATATGGTCCGGGGCACAATAGTTTTACAGTAGCGGAAGATGGGGAGACAGACTTACTTGTTTATCATGCACGACCTTATAAAGAAATTGAAGGCAACCCACTCTATGATTTTAACCGACATGCTCGGATCCAAGAGCTTCTCTGGAAAACAGATGGACTACCATACTTTGGTATTCCAGGGCAAAGGTTAGCTGAAACTAATCGAGAAGTTAAGGTGGTCGTCACCATCACTGAAGACTAA
- a CDS encoding carbohydrate ABC transporter permease: MKKNMKVSKYLSYLFLIIVSAIWVIPVIFGITTSFRSQTEVVNEGFRLLPVNWIVDNYVTILENTSSAPIMQWIWNSIFIATTHTLLVIVVISITGYGYTRMKFKGRDALFFTLLAISFFPNVVNLIPSYKIIDILGWVNTPWAMIVPGLAGMANIFLVRQFMKGIPRELDESARVDGANDFQIFFRIILPLVKPILVVCGLFSFVGSWNDFLWPVIVYTDVQKMPVTAGLLLLQDVYGNYRMIGQLMGSAILAIIPTLLLFFFAQKYFVQAIKLNAGIKG; this comes from the coding sequence ATGAAGAAAAACATGAAAGTCTCTAAATATTTATCATACTTATTTCTCATTATTGTAAGTGCGATCTGGGTTATTCCGGTTATCTTCGGAATTACGACATCATTTCGATCGCAGACAGAAGTTGTCAATGAAGGATTCAGATTACTTCCTGTGAATTGGATCGTTGATAATTATGTCACCATTTTAGAGAATACATCCTCAGCACCAATTATGCAATGGATTTGGAACTCAATTTTTATTGCGACCACACATACTTTATTGGTTATAGTGGTTATCTCGATCACTGGATATGGCTATACGCGAATGAAATTTAAAGGAAGAGATGCTTTATTTTTCACGTTACTTGCCATTTCTTTCTTTCCAAATGTTGTAAACCTCATCCCTTCCTATAAAATTATCGATATTTTAGGGTGGGTTAATACACCATGGGCAATGATTGTTCCTGGCCTAGCTGGTATGGCTAATATTTTTTTAGTCAGGCAGTTTATGAAAGGGATACCAAGAGAGTTAGACGAATCAGCCCGTGTAGATGGGGCGAATGACTTTCAAATATTCTTTCGCATTATCTTACCGCTTGTAAAACCTATCCTCGTCGTATGTGGCCTGTTCTCTTTTGTCGGGTCTTGGAATGATTTCTTATGGCCGGTCATCGTGTATACCGATGTGCAGAAAATGCCAGTCACGGCAGGGTTGTTATTACTTCAAGATGTATATGGAAACTACCGCATGATTGGACAATTAATGGGATCTGCCATTTTAGCGATTATACCAACATTACTCTTATTCTTCTTTGCCCAAAAATATTTTGTTCAGGCCATTAAATTAAATGCAGGTATTAAAGGATAG
- a CDS encoding carbohydrate ABC transporter permease, giving the protein MNKKINVTPAFFIGPHIILFIVFILIPSIYGIYASFTRWNLVSDPVWVGLDNYRTILFNEDSTFYHQFYNGMKNTFIFVVISVPIMIVLPLMIAVSMEHKEVKLKNLFQTLLYIPGLISISAAALIWSLIFNKQLGVVSNVFGSEPVWAATQPYAWITIIMITVWAGIGGNMIIYRASINGVSEDLYESAEIDGAGPVRKFFHVTLPSIRFPLIYTLIMSTAGAFNVFAQPLMMTDGGPGQSTTVLMMYIRDLAFSHGESIAGIASAMAVLLGLVILVISAIQYYLMSRNTA; this is encoded by the coding sequence ATGAATAAAAAAATAAACGTAACACCTGCGTTCTTTATCGGCCCTCACATCATTTTATTTATAGTGTTTATTTTAATCCCATCTATTTATGGTATTTACGCCTCATTTACGAGGTGGAACTTAGTTAGCGATCCCGTTTGGGTAGGTTTAGATAATTACCGAACAATTCTCTTTAATGAGGACTCAACCTTTTACCATCAGTTTTATAATGGAATGAAAAATACGTTTATTTTTGTTGTAATTAGTGTTCCGATCATGATTGTACTACCTTTAATGATCGCTGTCTCAATGGAACATAAAGAAGTTAAATTAAAGAATCTTTTCCAAACACTTCTATATATTCCCGGTCTTATTTCTATTTCAGCAGCGGCACTAATTTGGTCCCTTATTTTCAATAAGCAATTAGGTGTTGTGAGTAATGTGTTTGGTTCCGAACCGGTGTGGGCAGCGACTCAACCCTATGCTTGGATAACAATCATTATGATTACTGTATGGGCTGGAATAGGTGGAAATATGATTATTTATCGTGCTTCTATTAATGGGGTGTCTGAAGACTTATATGAATCAGCCGAAATTGATGGAGCTGGACCCGTTAGAAAATTCTTTCATGTTACTTTGCCGTCTATTCGTTTCCCGTTAATTTACACACTTATCATGTCAACTGCAGGTGCATTTAACGTGTTTGCTCAACCGTTAATGATGACAGATGGTGGACCGGGACAAAGTACGACCGTACTCATGATGTATATCCGTGATTTAGCATTTAGTCATGGTGAATCGATTGCAGGTATTGCGTCTGCGATGGCTGTGTTACTTGGGTTAGTCATTTTAGTCATTTCAGCGATTCAATATTACTTAATGAGTCGTAATACTGCGTAA
- a CDS encoding extracellular solute-binding protein has product MKHISKIMLAFSLTVLLLAGCGGNKNTIEFWTPLTGDDGANMDALVEAYNATEPEYEINHVITSDMYTKMYTVLNSGSGIPDLSIIHADRVSNFVSQGLLEPMTPILNAHPDINEENYLMEAWDAGVVDGTQYTVPLDIHSSAMYYNEDLLAKYGVEHWLDDDVVTFDEMLSLQGQLEEGDYVLNDALLSWVIFAQIQNLGGDIQDENGNPAVNTPEMKEAIEGIKELSDAGLMTPFGEDGYLAFQSGNVLFSTDGTWSSLGHAEVEGLNFGVTNIYAFEPDTFHNRASSHLFAMLTSEERTDEKEEGIGEFLDFLRENSMEWAEAGQIVASVDVIESPEYENYIQSFFTSTEKQTDSLYIYTYEHYPYIAEALDNYAADMVHGEMEIDEGLAEMQRFVDDRVSEGTLDLENVVTDEEEGEEE; this is encoded by the coding sequence ATGAAACATATATCTAAAATAATGTTAGCGTTTTCTTTAACGGTTTTGTTGTTAGCTGGTTGTGGTGGAAATAAGAACACGATAGAATTTTGGACGCCATTAACGGGTGATGATGGGGCTAACATGGATGCGCTTGTCGAAGCTTATAATGCAACAGAGCCTGAATATGAAATTAATCATGTTATCACCTCCGATATGTACACAAAAATGTACACAGTATTAAACTCAGGAAGTGGTATTCCAGATTTGTCTATTATTCACGCTGACCGTGTATCTAATTTTGTTAGTCAAGGTTTATTGGAACCGATGACGCCTATTCTAAACGCACATCCAGATATAAACGAAGAGAATTACTTAATGGAAGCTTGGGATGCAGGTGTGGTTGATGGTACACAATATACCGTTCCGTTAGATATTCATAGCAGCGCTATGTATTACAACGAGGACTTACTAGCTAAATATGGTGTTGAGCATTGGTTAGATGATGATGTCGTTACTTTTGATGAAATGCTATCTCTACAAGGACAGCTTGAGGAAGGCGATTATGTCCTTAATGATGCCCTGTTAAGCTGGGTTATCTTTGCGCAAATTCAGAATTTAGGCGGCGATATTCAAGATGAGAATGGGAATCCGGCTGTTAATACACCAGAAATGAAAGAAGCTATTGAAGGGATAAAAGAGCTCTCTGATGCGGGTTTAATGACACCTTTTGGAGAAGATGGCTACTTAGCATTTCAGTCAGGTAATGTCTTGTTCTCAACTGATGGAACGTGGAGCTCGCTTGGCCATGCAGAAGTGGAAGGGTTAAATTTTGGTGTTACGAATATTTACGCCTTTGAGCCGGATACGTTCCACAATCGAGCTTCTTCTCACTTATTTGCTATGTTAACGAGTGAAGAACGCACAGACGAGAAAGAGGAAGGGATTGGGGAGTTTTTAGATTTTCTTCGAGAAAATTCGATGGAGTGGGCAGAAGCTGGACAGATTGTAGCAAGTGTCGATGTTATCGAAAGCCCAGAATATGAAAACTATATACAATCTTTCTTCACATCAACTGAAAAACAAACTGACTCATTATACATCTATACGTATGAGCATTATCCGTACATTGCAGAAGCGTTAGATAATTACGCAGCTGATATGGTGCATGGTGAAATGGAAATTGATGAAGGGTTAGCAGAAATGCAACGCTTTGTAGATGATCGCGTATCTGAAGGGACCCTTGATTTAGAAAATGTGGTAACTGACGAAGAAGAGGGAGAGGAAGAATAG
- the essA gene encoding type VII secretion protein EssA: protein MKNNKLLSVTLLISVVFSMTSVVYGEGNTPPDPNIYERREINIINNGRDSSIQREELPQEQLDLMFEERELTESDLLEGELFQASVIEVNTITTKSDQLGLFSTEDIEIRRQVEDIEPEQSDYDIVLVLIVAVVFIILLMFVIIIPKLKPAPPPKKRKKTSFKGLSSS, encoded by the coding sequence ATGAAGAACAACAAGCTTCTTAGTGTAACACTGCTTATTAGTGTAGTGTTTAGTATGACATCTGTTGTTTATGGAGAAGGTAATACTCCCCCGGACCCTAATATTTATGAAAGAAGAGAGATTAATATCATTAATAATGGGCGGGATAGTAGTATTCAGAGAGAAGAGTTACCACAAGAACAACTTGATCTGATGTTTGAAGAACGTGAGCTGACTGAAAGTGATTTGCTTGAGGGTGAATTATTTCAAGCATCTGTTATTGAAGTAAACACGATTACGACAAAATCAGATCAATTAGGATTATTTTCAACTGAGGATATAGAAATTAGAAGACAAGTAGAGGATATAGAGCCGGAACAAAGCGATTATGATATTGTATTAGTTCTTATTGTCGCCGTGGTCTTTATTATCCTTCTCATGTTTGTCATCATTATTCCGAAGTTAAAACCTGCTCCTCCACCAAAAAAAAGAAAGAAAACATCATTCAAAGGGCTGTCTTCATCTTAA
- the esaA gene encoding type VII secretion protein EsaA, with protein sequence MNEGLITSLKLGAKVLVVLLLPLLLFRYVDSQPAVSVSEDDDEGTRSIAVVNEDQGWSSESETIELGQQVTSLLNSEGTDYTWSVVNRSAAEQGFSNERYDAIIYVPSRFTENIMTFRDDVPSMASINYVIQPNLVAKERQRVHREMANAQNKINKEMSMIYWSYVSQEVDNIRDQFDLILEKEIEFQEAMYSFYSPSSESLASEIEQHKSGLENILNQTNRMDEVSSNSADAASEAEGKISTFTEALEMYKESQFEQQSLLREVQSQSKTAIQDGITTYDNTLIEGQNLINEQLAKFSSPEFANDPDALLQSLNAMEKMMEDGDAVLESWSESIQRQRRQVERLNEELLSLYQSEVVSDARRNVRVAANELKDAPAIGDEIPELPSAPEEGEEVDLSDLKAGVTALEQEIDHLKDSNSEEPPADSEDNDEESNESPNTPGSETDWSGVDSRMTDLKTSVNDLESAINAREETLGTWKDHVEELEDAYRELAELKNDVSSVLTDEVLSLQDDLSLNHVKKSDLKNKELSYVLDYLQTLHVYEAALNQRGNDKLIQEVLADEDITRRIDKLFEANTAHSKELQKAFDKLLNSSDNKDSAVKKVEKNFHDYAAEAEAFIDEYNTLVNAEHEKIQNGLGDVITNSRDISTNIQEINAETFDWEDSSSLQYLDGHMVVSIQQTASADLSHMAELVASLDESQASIFGSTDELQTRVGEVQQQSDELNDKWAVNVDSTELIRDDVHGVLGNTVVDGQENPFIYSYLSSPVDVEGHVDGQVLSETEDRMPPVIMFVIILLSGLLIGFLSHYYSHNSYLIQSGLFILLNLAVGLIISIYGLSIYTLDNTQSIQWSIFTILLLFACSNIIRGGLFIGPFAGWLASIVMIMFFITPLINIIVPEFNVHHPIERAYMSLQYGGQSTPYMMMGILLAITILVSAFIYMWQILRINPEVDEDEEQQAS encoded by the coding sequence ATGAATGAAGGATTGATCACCTCTCTAAAACTCGGGGCGAAAGTCCTTGTGGTCCTTTTATTGCCACTCCTCCTTTTTCGCTATGTTGACAGCCAGCCAGCTGTTAGTGTGTCAGAGGATGATGATGAAGGGACGCGGAGTATTGCTGTTGTAAATGAAGACCAAGGGTGGTCGTCAGAATCGGAAACGATTGAATTGGGGCAGCAGGTAACCTCTTTACTAAACTCGGAAGGGACCGATTATACGTGGAGTGTCGTAAATAGAAGTGCTGCGGAACAAGGATTTAGTAATGAGAGATATGATGCTATTATTTACGTACCGTCTCGATTCACAGAAAATATTATGACTTTTCGAGACGACGTACCGAGTATGGCCTCAATAAATTATGTTATTCAGCCAAATCTTGTAGCTAAGGAACGTCAACGGGTTCACAGAGAAATGGCGAATGCACAAAATAAAATTAACAAAGAAATGTCGATGATCTACTGGAGCTATGTCTCTCAAGAGGTCGATAACATTCGTGATCAATTTGATTTGATACTTGAAAAAGAAATAGAATTTCAGGAGGCGATGTACTCTTTTTATAGTCCCTCTTCTGAAAGTTTGGCCAGTGAAATCGAACAGCATAAAAGTGGATTAGAGAACATTTTAAATCAAACGAACCGAATGGATGAAGTGTCAAGTAACAGTGCAGATGCAGCTTCAGAAGCAGAAGGGAAAATTTCAACTTTTACAGAAGCGCTTGAGATGTATAAAGAGTCTCAATTTGAACAGCAATCACTCCTACGGGAAGTACAATCACAAAGTAAAACAGCGATTCAAGATGGTATAACAACGTATGATAATACATTAATTGAAGGGCAAAATTTAATTAATGAGCAATTAGCAAAGTTTAGTTCACCAGAATTTGCGAATGATCCAGATGCTTTATTACAAAGCTTAAATGCCATGGAAAAAATGATGGAAGATGGCGATGCGGTACTGGAAAGCTGGTCAGAATCTATTCAACGACAGCGTCGTCAAGTAGAAAGACTTAACGAAGAACTTCTATCACTCTATCAAAGTGAGGTTGTATCCGATGCTCGCCGGAATGTGAGAGTAGCGGCAAACGAGTTAAAGGATGCCCCTGCCATTGGAGATGAGATACCAGAGTTACCTTCGGCCCCAGAAGAAGGGGAAGAAGTAGATTTAAGTGATCTGAAAGCTGGTGTAACCGCCCTTGAGCAAGAGATAGATCATTTAAAAGACAGTAACAGTGAAGAGCCTCCGGCAGACTCAGAGGATAATGATGAAGAATCCAATGAAAGTCCGAACACTCCAGGATCGGAAACGGATTGGAGCGGTGTAGACAGCCGGATGACAGATTTAAAAACATCTGTTAATGACTTGGAGAGTGCCATAAACGCACGAGAAGAGACGTTAGGTACATGGAAAGACCATGTGGAAGAGTTAGAAGATGCTTATCGCGAGCTTGCAGAACTGAAAAATGATGTGTCGTCAGTTCTGACAGATGAAGTTTTATCTTTGCAAGATGACTTATCATTGAACCATGTGAAAAAGTCTGACCTGAAAAACAAAGAGTTGAGTTATGTGTTGGACTATTTACAGACGCTTCATGTGTATGAGGCGGCTCTCAACCAACGTGGGAATGATAAACTCATTCAAGAAGTGCTTGCTGATGAGGACATCACTCGCCGAATTGATAAGTTATTTGAGGCTAATACAGCTCATTCTAAAGAGTTACAAAAAGCGTTTGATAAGCTACTTAATAGTTCTGATAATAAAGACAGTGCTGTAAAAAAAGTAGAAAAAAACTTCCACGATTATGCCGCCGAAGCGGAAGCATTTATTGATGAATATAATACTCTCGTCAATGCTGAACATGAGAAGATACAAAACGGTCTTGGAGACGTGATTACAAACTCACGGGATATATCAACGAATATTCAAGAAATAAATGCTGAAACATTTGATTGGGAAGACTCATCGTCCCTGCAATACCTTGACGGTCATATGGTCGTCTCTATCCAGCAGACAGCATCAGCAGACTTAAGCCATATGGCGGAATTAGTGGCTTCATTAGACGAAAGCCAAGCCTCAATTTTTGGATCGACGGATGAATTGCAAACACGAGTAGGCGAGGTTCAGCAACAGTCTGATGAATTAAATGATAAATGGGCCGTTAACGTGGATTCCACTGAATTAATTCGAGACGATGTCCACGGTGTCCTCGGCAATACCGTTGTAGATGGACAGGAAAATCCATTTATATATAGTTACTTATCCAGTCCAGTTGACGTAGAAGGTCATGTAGATGGTCAGGTGTTATCAGAAACAGAAGATCGTATGCCGCCGGTCATCATGTTTGTAATTATCTTACTTAGCGGACTATTAATAGGATTTTTGAGCCATTACTACTCTCACAATTCCTATCTCATACAATCCGGCCTATTTATCTTATTAAACTTAGCTGTAGGGCTGATTATTAGTATATACGGCCTTAGCATTTACACATTGGATAATACACAAAGTATTCAATGGTCCATCTTCACCATACTGTTGTTATTTGCTTGCTCAAATATTATCCGCGGTGGCTTGTTCATCGGGCCATTCGCAGGTTGGTTGGCAAGTATTGTGATGATAATGTTCTTTATTACACCATTAATTAACATTATTGTACCAGAATTCAATGTACACCATCCGATTGAAAGAGCCTATATGTCCCTTCAATATGGAGGGCAATCAACACCTTATATGATGATGGGGATTCTTTTGGCTATCACGATTCTGGTATCCGCGTTTATTTACATGTGGCAAATATTGCGGATCAATCCAGAGGTGGATGAAGATGAAGAACAACAAGCTTCTTAG